gacctcgtattggttaaggtttctgcccgttggttggccacccccgcacattccaggattacgtgagcgaccgtttcgtcttcagccagacaacctctgcacttaggaagtgtccgttacgccgattgtgaagaggtgtttgtttattaatgtgtgacccgttagggtgcccactattatacggatgtcatacctgttgaggctgataataTCTACGTTTCACGTACGTTTTACGTATTTCATAggtaaagaaatatattattcagaACCTGTCAATGTATACGTTTGCAAAAGTATTCTTTGTTTTTAGAACTCCAATATACGTTGATTCAAAAACGAAAATAGGCGAAACTGAAACTTTTCAGCTTAGGACAAAGCGAAACCTGCGCTTGGAACTTTCAGAGAAAAATACAGTCCACTATTCACTGGTACAATAATATACTAGAGTTTTAAATGGAGGAGATTGCTGTGAATCAAACCAGccatgattttatattatttatactatgcATTTAATAGGTTTTATACTctatatacaggtgtcccaaagttatgggacatgaagcgaaagtaccttaaatatcgtagataggatgataaaataccctatcttcgatatttaaggtactttccttTCATgccccataactttgggacactctgtatatatataatgaagatGGTCTTTTTTTGAGGCTctatcacgcctaaaccactgatagtgtcgacatgaaactaccaccattcggtgcgaaatttatcctaggtAGTTTATGgctatttatattttgaattccATCGTctcttccttttaaaatttgcacagcgaagcgggcgggaacggctagaatcttaatatatataaatccagtgtcctgatgtttatttccagtgaactcctaaactaatttacggattttaatggggattacttcatggagtgcagtttagtccaacttgagagataggatagttaatttcgatttgggacccatatttttttttattaccaatatttgttttgtatgggcatattttctatgagagtatttattgacgtacggttAGACAGTTCTGCtgagaaacaatttcattttaacaacagggagtattttatttattgtgttcaGTATGTTTCAGCTGACCagacaaaatttaaaagttaaataaaaaaagcttaagctaaatataaatataaaagccAGGCAAAAATACCGtatgcaaataatattttattcaacgtAAGGCTTAAAATCgcttattgaacttcaaaatCTACCGAAAATATATACATCAGACATAAGAtaaacgggtgcaagaaactcagctggGTTTTTTTTATCCAACAAAATTTAATCacgataaaatttataacttaattaatagTGGTTTACTCTATTCCCAAAGTGTAGTATCACTAATATTATGCATATGTAATCTATGTTAATGCATAATGATATCACTAAATTATAtcttgctatataaagtaagaTATATATTACTCAATTACTCATAAAGATATTCAGTACTCAAAAACTCAGTAttggttccataaaaaaagttaatccccggcaatatttcaagccggcccacattctagcgctctacaaagcgcaggtccggccacacatgcagtattgctgtcatctctggtctggcgcaccccagtatcggcTCGATCAATTGACTGCGTGCAATgcgctctgcattgcacgcagTCACGCGCGAATCGTTGGTCCctacccagtgctctgtgaacggaaCATAGTGCGGTTTCAAGGAGgttccttccacgtactacatagctgtggaatgagcttcattgtgcggtgtttccgggacgatacgacatgggtaccttcaaaaaaaaagcgcgtacaccttccttaaaaaccggcaacgctcctgtgattcctatgatgttgcaagagagtgaaggcggtgatcacttaacaccaggttttCAGGACATTTCGTCCATTTTCATCGTAAAGAACAGGATAACGGATACATAGTAATGTGTCTTATCGCATGAAGCAAGTCCTTCGATCGTTTTGTAACGCGTTACTACTTGCATCATGTTGTAACTGTCATAAATAGGTGATGCTCTTTTGTTAGATTATCTAAGAGAAATTTATTAGTTTATCATTCCTACTACCCCAAGTAAACTCGAATAATACAAGAAACCATGGCGAGGAAAAATATGCGGAGTTGAACAAGAACCCCCCGAATAAAAGGGTTTACGTGGAGTTTGTGGAGCtgcaatttatttcaaattccaatatttatattaagtgttagatatatattatattgattgttaaaaatttgaatatacTACACAGTCCTATTTTATGACtcatgtattaatattatacctcACACCTAAGAAGATTGGCATCAAGAAAAATACAAGAGATACACCGGTGTAGCTCGGCACGATTTTTGCGCTCGCGCAGGGTTCTGTTAATGCGTATAAATTTACGTGTAgaaatagattgcttataattagttTGATTTGAAAGAATctatcagaaagctattgaaaaaaGCTATAAGATCAtgccaaataaaaaatatctagtGCCCTCATAAGCACCTCATACTTGCCAATTTCGGAAGGAAGAAAAGAATTATAATTCAAAGAAAATTATGAAACATTACTACAATCTACACAGTGTCCAACTATTTTTAGAATATTAAGTTATACCAAATAATATGTAGTAAAAGTAGCATAAGCGAATCGGCGCTCTTTGATCCGCGCGCGACGCGCGGTACGATGTAGATCGGCGTGATTTTCGCGCTCACGGagttgcgtattattttacgtgaaGCAATAGATTGTTTATGATTagaatgatttgagtgaatttatCAGAAAACTATTCAAACAAGGTATAAGACCATGCATAATATAGAGTCAGAACTTGCTGAAGGAATAGTGTGCCACACGGCACACTCGGGTGTGGTGTGTCTGCAAAAATCTAGTCCTCTGGGGCACTGGCGATTTTGGAAAGGTAGTTATACTGAAAACCAACGTTAAGCAAGCATTATATCCAAACAATAACTATGAAAGaacaaacattatatttttaaattactttttataaagtaatacaGTTGTATTTATAAGCATTTATTCTTGTATTTTCAGCAGTACGGAGCCCCAGATGCGCGAGTCAAACTCGCACTTGACTACTTTTTTTTGCTACTATTAACCTAACAATGTTTGATTTTGTTTCAGATTCATTGTAAtatgaaatatcaaataaagCAATAATGTAACTATGAAAAATATTGAATGGCTCGTGAAGCGAAACAATAATTGCAATGAGTTTCAAATTATTTCGTTATTGCTGGTTTTACTCGCAGTTTTCCGAGTTGAAAATACCTTGGCGTGCAATGATCTGTCTCTAGTGGATTCAGATAATTGTTTGTGCTATACGTTGGAAGAaggtattgtatttttatttttgttgaaatcatatttagtaaataatataaatgtatacaatttgttatgtttttgaagtgataaccctcacttctaggattaatacacaaataaaatttgaataacaaaattttatgaactatgtgggaatcgaacccacgacctccggcgttccgtgccggtgctctaaccaactgagccaaccgttcgagtgacgtatcgtcataaaattttgtatgctttgttcaactctcaggttgtggcttctttttgtttttcaaattttatttgtacattaATGTAATCTACAGTATTATCTAAgcatattatttcatttcagCTGTTTTCCTTGATTGTCAAGACACTTcagtacaaaatataaaaaatgcgtTTCAAAGTGTATCAAATATACATTCATTCACAGTTTATGATCTTGATGGAAACGAAGAAGTATTGGGACCAAGTTTAATACCAAATAATGTTTGCATCAAACATTTTCATATGTCGAGGACAAGTATAACGAATATCGAAGATGAAACTTTTGCGCCGTTAAGAAAGTGCCTTGAAACGCTAAGCATCGTATCTAGTAAACTTAAGTTACTACCGCAAAAAGCCATTTCTGGCTTGTCAAAACTTTTGTCGCTTGAAATTACTTCCAACTATATCCAAGAATTACCAAACTATAGTTTTTATGGTCTTTCTATAACTAAACTTGTAATGAAAGGCAATATTATTGAATATGTACCAATTCATGCGTTTTCGGGCTTAGAGCAATCTTTAACTGAGTTAGACTtgagtgaaaataatattacaattttccCCATGGCTGCAATAGTAAAATTAAATCACCTTCAGTATCTAAGGCTAGCCTGGAATGAAATATCTGCAGTACAAAGTGTTGAAAATGCTGAGCTATTTCGCCTAGAATACTTAGACTTAAATtctaataattttgaatttatttcagAAGACTGCCTTAAATTTAGTCCGTCCTTAACGACGTTATCATTTCactttaattttgtcacaaataTACATTACAAAGCCTTcgttctattaaaaaatttaaaatctattGATTTGAGTTACAACagaataaaaattttgagcagTCAATTGTTTCAACACAATAAAAATCTAGAATTCATTGACTTAAGCCACAATCACCTTCACCATATTAATGGCTTACTGTGTAGCATGCCATCTCTAACAAAAATACTATTAggtcataataatatacttgaAGTGCCAATGGATTCATTTATAAAttcaacaaaaattaatatactACACTTAGATAAGAATTGCATTAGTAACATTAATAGTGAGAGTTTTAGTGACTTAGTAAATTTAGAAGAACTGCGGttagattttaattatatatctcAAGTGCCACATACAACtctaatattaaatgaaaaattaataacattaagaatagacaataataaaatacacgACATTAATAACGATACTTTCAAAtcccttaaatatttaaaagagatAAGAATACATAATAATGAACTCTCTTCGATTcctaaatcattatttttaaattcaacaaaggtagaaactatttatttaaatcacaaCAAAATAACTTTCATAGAATCGGGAGCATTTGCTCTAATGACCAaccttaaattaatttatttaaataacaataaacttaTAGATATAAAAGATACTTTGCCTAAAGGGGGTACCAATTTGCTCACAATTTTCTTACATTCAAACATGTTaacatcaatcaataattacgAATTACAAAATAGATTATTTCATCTTAATTTAAATCAGAATAGGgtgaaatttttaacaaaatttacttTCGGAAATCTTACATATTTAACGCGGCTAGAGATCAGTAATAATGATATATCTGAAATTTATGAGTTTTCTTTCCAACGCCTAAGTTCGGCACGATACCTCGATTTACAACGAAACTCAATTCGAAATATTACTACTTATACATTTTTTGGATTAGCTGAATTAGAAGTTTTAGATATATCATTCAACAAgatcaattatatttttgaaatggcTTTTGAAAACTTGAAAAAATTAAGAAGCCTTAATTTGTCGTTTAACCCTCTTAAAATATTGTTCCAAAATACATTTCAATTTGGATTACCACTAAGCACTTTATACTTAGACAGTTGTGAAATTCAAGTAATTGAAAACGGTACCTTTCATGGCCTTAATAATCTTAAAATGCTAactttaagaaataattctcTTAAAGCCAAAGATCTATTAGTTTTTGATATTCCAGGGCTAAAAATGTTATCTTTATCCGATAATATTCTCGACTATTTACCTGTAGATGCATTTTATCAACTTCCTTTACTAGAAATATTAGTCTTAGAACACTGTAATATTCAAGAGATAGTTGAGGGTACATTTACAGCTAACTCTAATTTGATAAAACTTCAAATTGCACAAAATATTCTTAGTACAATACCAAATACAATATTTGGCCCATTAAATTCGATTGCTGAgcttaatataagtaataattttctTGATTATGTGCCATACGATACATTTTATAATGTTACATCAGTAGAAACTTTAGATTTATCTGACAATCTACTTCCCAAAGTAGAATTAAGCGGCTTCCAGGAATTAAGGAAGCTGAAGTACTTGATATTACGTAAAAATGAGATAAAGTCAATATTATGCAAGAAAAAAATAACTCTAATTGAACTTCTTTTGTTTGACGTTAGCTACAATAGGTTAGATCATCTACCAGCTactatatttgaatattttccaaaaatacaaaacatcaacatttctaataataacattatacaCTTTGATTTTCTATTTGCATATAAAAAATTTGGTTTTCCCCTGATAAATATAGATCTTAGCAAAAATtctattttaacattaaaaactcCGAAaggtattaataaaaattcattgaTTGCTAATATATACGAATTATATATAACTACAACGAATTTGAGCAACGTCGAAGAAATaccatttgaattgtttataagTTTACAACACTTATATCTCAGACATAATAAAATTAGGCGCCTTTCAATAAGTCCCTTTTCAAAGTTAACTTACTTAGaaaatttagatttaagttataaCAGAATCACTCATCTAAAATCGAGTAATTTTCGTGGACTAGTAAAGCTGAGCGCTTTGTGCCTATCTCACAACAATATTGAATCAATGGACTCCTTTGACGAAGATttgtcaaatttaaaacttttagatCTTTCTCACAATAAAttacaaaacattttaaatgaagacttgattaatttaaaagagttgaCAGTTCTCGATTTAAGtcacaataacataaaatatatatcagtcACCgcttttaaatatacaaataaaatagtgcAGCTAGATTTGGACAATAACAAACTACAAAATATTCCACTTGATCTGTTGAATTCTATAGAAAATCACATTCAAGAAATTTCAATCaaaggtattaaaataataagaataattataatatccaaTTTGTTTCTAAAGCTATTACTGCTACTAATAATTTTTTCGTGTTTTTTGTTTTcagaaaatgttattatttgtctatgtcaaaaaaataatacatggACTTGGATACAAGATCATccaaaagtaataaaacaaaatactgtcaGTTGTTTGAATGACCAATATCCTAAAGTTAAATGTGATTTTCCTTCAATCACACAAGTTTCAGTTGACAAACATAAGGATAACTCTGTGTCGCTTTCTTGGTTTATAAGAAATCGAACAGCGATAAAAGtgttacaaattatatactacaaCGATGTAATAACTTCAGAGGTATTATATCAATAAGATAGAAACTTGAgtaaaagaaattattatatatttaatttatatgtttaattttaggtCATCACAAAATATGTAGACTACAGTGAGACATCAACTTACCTTACCAATCTTAAGCCAAATACAAACTATGTTGTTTGCATATTAGCATCAAATGGATCACCAGTTATTAGTGATGAAAACGGGAGTATTTTAAACATTAACAGCACTGTTATGGATCAAGATGTGATGCTGAAAATAAACCGAAGCTTAGCTACAGCAGCTATTACACAGTCCACGTCAAGTGAATGCATTTCATTTGATACATTTACAAAGCCGCTCACAGTTAAGATGAAGAACAAAAaagctttaaaaatatcttcaaTTTTAAATAGACGCTTGGGATTAATAGTAGGGTGCTCATTAGGCTGTGTAGTTTTTGTAATAATGGTATCAGTTTTattgtatacaaaaataaaagaaagaaaaaggaTAGCAAAGTCTGATCCTGCTTGGTCAGAGATGAATGATTATCATTCTGTTCATAGTAAGGAAGATATCTTACAAAGTTCAACTACTGCATCTACTGATAACATTTTATTAGGAATGgctaaaaatcgtaatatttctcTAGAAAAAATGAAATAGCATTTTATGAAATGATTTCTCGCGTAGTAGTCGCCtagatgtaataatattttattattcttctATATTATGGTATCTTAATATCTTAAGTAGATGCTTATGTTGCTCATTGCAAAATAttagattttgtaaaaatgaaaACTCAATAAATTTTACTTACAACATTTTACTATTTACTATTTACGTAGTAGTAGAGAacgttatattaaataaatttgttgctCTAGTACTCTCTTTTATTTCTACATATTTGGTCACTCTCAGAGATATACATAACTATattgcttttatagaaaattattatttcagttatTTCTTCTTCTAACTTCTTCCTCTAACATctattatatgttttatataacttaaaaatgCATGTGTAGTCAGCAAATATTTACTTCctgttaaataattttgatctaaaaaatctaatatttatGTGAAAGTGAATTTGTTTGTTCGCTCCACTTTTGTGTCTTACCAACTCAAATGATCATAACAAAATTTCACACACGTCACGTTTACAAAATAGGGCAGTGACTACA
The nucleotide sequence above comes from Leptidea sinapis chromosome 12, ilLepSina1.1, whole genome shotgun sequence. Encoded proteins:
- the LOC126967140 gene encoding protein artichoke-like produces the protein MKNIEWLVKRNNNCNEFQIISLLLVLLAVFRVENTLACNDLSLVDSDNCLCYTLEEAVFLDCQDTSVQNIKNAFQSVSNIHSFTVYDLDGNEEVLGPSLIPNNVCIKHFHMSRTSITNIEDETFAPLRKCLETLSIVSSKLKLLPQKAISGLSKLLSLEITSNYIQELPNYSFYGLSITKLVMKGNIIEYVPIHAFSGLEQSLTELDLSENNITIFPMAAIVKLNHLQYLRLAWNEISAVQSVENAELFRLEYLDLNSNNFEFISEDCLKFSPSLTTLSFHFNFVTNIHYKAFVLLKNLKSIDLSYNRIKILSSQLFQHNKNLEFIDLSHNHLHHINGLLCSMPSLTKILLGHNNILEVPMDSFINSTKINILHLDKNCISNINSESFSDLVNLEELRLDFNYISQVPHTTLILNEKLITLRIDNNKIHDINNDTFKSLKYLKEIRIHNNELSSIPKSLFLNSTKVETIYLNHNKITFIESGAFALMTNLKLIYLNNNKLIDIKDTLPKGGTNLLTIFLHSNMLTSINNYELQNRLFHLNLNQNRVKFLTKFTFGNLTYLTRLEISNNDISEIYEFSFQRLSSARYLDLQRNSIRNITTYTFFGLAELEVLDISFNKINYIFEMAFENLKKLRSLNLSFNPLKILFQNTFQFGLPLSTLYLDSCEIQVIENGTFHGLNNLKMLTLRNNSLKAKDLLVFDIPGLKMLSLSDNILDYLPVDAFYQLPLLEILVLEHCNIQEIVEGTFTANSNLIKLQIAQNILSTIPNTIFGPLNSIAELNISNNFLDYVPYDTFYNVTSVETLDLSDNLLPKVELSGFQELRKLKYLILRKNEIKSILCKKKITLIELLLFDVSYNRLDHLPATIFEYFPKIQNINISNNNIIHFDFLFAYKKFGFPLINIDLSKNSILTLKTPKGINKNSLIANIYELYITTTNLSNVEEIPFELFISLQHLYLRHNKIRRLSISPFSKLTYLENLDLSYNRITHLKSSNFRGLVKLSALCLSHNNIESMDSFDEDLSNLKLLDLSHNKLQNILNEDLINLKELTVLDLSHNNIKYISVTAFKYTNKIVQLDLDNNKLQNIPLDLLNSIENHIQEISIKENVIICLCQKNNTWTWIQDHPKVIKQNTVSCLNDQYPKVKCDFPSITQVSVDKHKDNSVSLSWFIRNRTAIKVLQIIYYNDVITSEVITKYVDYSETSTYLTNLKPNTNYVVCILASNGSPVISDENGSILNINSTVMDQDVMLKINRSLATAAITQSTSSECISFDTFTKPLTVKMKNKKALKISSILNRRLGLIVGCSLGCVVFVIMVSVLLYTKIKERKRIAKSDPAWSEMNDYHSVHSKEDILQSSTTASTDNILLGMAKNRNISLEKMK